A single genomic interval of Bradyrhizobium sp. sBnM-33 harbors:
- the metE gene encoding 5-methyltetrahydropteroyltriglutamate--homocysteine S-methyltransferase gives MSGSTSSSIISTSSLPVASLGTPRIGPRRELKFALESFWSGATDEKALIETGIGLRAANWARQKKLGVNVIPSNDFSFYDQVLDTSVMVGAIPEIYRWNGGPVSLATYFAMARGAQGKAHEASCGHINHGHDAAHGVPALEMTKWFDTNYHYMVPELAKDQKFVLASRKPIEEYEEAKALGYQTRPVLVGPVTFLKLAKSKDAGFNPLSLLDRLVPVYIEVLRELADRGAEWVQIDEPCLVLDLDIVAHQALHYAYAKITSAVPQLKIMLATYFGGLGANRDTALSLPIAGLHLDLVRAPEQIDELAGFPDDLVLSLGIIDGRNIWRANLSRLLDRLEPVIAKLGKHRVQVAPSCSLLHVPIDLSLETGLDPEIKSWLAFSVQKLEELATLGTALADGRRAVADSLKASDQAAASRKASPRIHDPKVAARVAGINEPMRFRSSVFAERATVQRERFNLPAFPTTTIGSFPQTADVRNARSAHARGALTDEAYKLYLQNQTARTVRWQENIGLDVLVHGEFERNDMVQYFGEQLAGFAFTTHGWVQSYGSRYVRPPVLFGDVSRPKPMTVEWWQYAQSLTKKPMKAMLTGPITILNWSFVRDDIPRSEACRQIALAIRDEVADLEAAGAGMIQIDEAALREGLPLRKSEWQAYLDWAVDAFRLCSSGVRDETQIHTHMCYSEFNDIIGAIGAMDADVISIETSRSKMELLDAFRDYRYPNEIGPGVYDIHSPRVPDIEEMTALLKLARTRLSDTQIWINPDCGLKTRKWEEVRPALVNMVAAAHEMRASV, from the coding sequence ATGTCTGGTTCTACATCTTCTTCCATCATCTCCACTTCTTCACTTCCCGTTGCCTCCCTCGGCACGCCGCGCATCGGTCCGCGCCGCGAGCTGAAATTCGCGCTGGAGAGTTTCTGGTCCGGCGCAACCGACGAGAAGGCGCTGATCGAGACCGGCATCGGGCTTCGCGCCGCCAACTGGGCGCGTCAGAAAAAGCTTGGCGTCAACGTGATCCCGTCGAACGATTTCTCGTTCTACGACCAGGTGCTCGACACATCCGTCATGGTCGGTGCGATTCCGGAAATCTATCGCTGGAACGGCGGGCCGGTCTCCCTTGCGACTTACTTTGCGATGGCACGCGGCGCACAAGGCAAGGCACATGAAGCGAGCTGCGGCCATATCAATCACGGGCACGACGCCGCGCACGGCGTGCCGGCGCTCGAGATGACAAAATGGTTCGACACCAACTACCACTACATGGTGCCCGAACTGGCCAAGGATCAGAAATTTGTCCTCGCCTCGCGCAAGCCGATCGAGGAATACGAAGAAGCCAAGGCGCTGGGTTATCAGACCCGCCCTGTGCTAGTCGGGCCGGTCACGTTTCTCAAACTCGCCAAGAGCAAGGATGCCGGTTTCAATCCGCTGTCCCTGCTTGATCGCTTGGTGCCGGTTTACATCGAGGTCCTGCGCGAACTCGCCGATCGGGGCGCGGAATGGGTGCAGATCGACGAGCCGTGTCTGGTGCTCGACCTCGATATCGTCGCGCATCAGGCGCTGCATTATGCCTATGCGAAGATCACGAGCGCGGTGCCGCAGCTCAAGATCATGCTGGCGACCTATTTTGGCGGGCTGGGCGCCAACCGCGATACTGCGCTATCCCTTCCCATCGCCGGCCTGCATCTCGACCTGGTGCGCGCGCCGGAGCAGATCGACGAGCTCGCCGGTTTTCCTGACGACCTCGTGCTGTCGCTCGGAATCATCGACGGCCGTAACATCTGGCGCGCTAATTTGAGCCGGCTTCTCGACCGGCTTGAGCCGGTGATCGCCAAACTCGGCAAGCACCGTGTGCAGGTCGCCCCCTCCTGTTCGCTGCTGCATGTCCCGATCGATCTCTCACTTGAGACCGGGCTCGATCCCGAAATAAAAAGCTGGCTGGCATTTTCGGTGCAGAAGCTCGAGGAGCTGGCCACGCTCGGAACCGCGCTGGCCGATGGCCGCAGAGCAGTCGCGGACAGCCTGAAAGCTTCGGACCAGGCGGCAGCCTCCCGCAAGGCGTCGCCGCGCATTCACGACCCGAAGGTGGCGGCACGTGTTGCCGGCATCAATGAGCCGATGCGCTTCCGCTCCAGCGTCTTCGCTGAACGCGCCACCGTTCAGCGCGAGCGCTTCAACCTGCCGGCGTTCCCGACCACGACCATCGGCTCGTTCCCGCAAACCGCCGATGTCAGGAACGCCCGCTCCGCTCACGCCAGGGGAGCTCTGACGGACGAAGCCTATAAGCTCTACCTGCAGAACCAGACGGCCCGCACAGTGCGCTGGCAGGAAAATATCGGGCTGGACGTGCTCGTCCATGGCGAGTTCGAGCGCAATGACATGGTGCAGTATTTTGGCGAACAGCTCGCAGGCTTCGCCTTCACCACACACGGCTGGGTGCAATCCTACGGATCGCGCTACGTGCGTCCGCCGGTCTTGTTCGGCGACGTGTCGCGGCCGAAGCCGATGACGGTCGAGTGGTGGCAATATGCCCAGTCGCTAACGAAAAAGCCGATGAAGGCGATGCTCACCGGCCCCATCACCATTCTGAACTGGTCGTTCGTCCGCGACGACATTCCGCGCAGCGAAGCCTGCCGGCAGATCGCGCTCGCGATCCGCGACGAGGTGGCCGATCTCGAAGCCGCCGGCGCCGGCATGATCCAGATCGACGAGGCGGCGCTGCGGGAGGGCCTGCCGCTGCGCAAGTCCGAATGGCAGGCCTATCTGGATTGGGCCGTCGACGCCTTCCGGCTCTGTTCGTCCGGCGTGCGCGACGAGACGCAGATCCACACCCACATGTGCTACTCGGAGTTCAACGACATTATCGGCGCGATCGGCGCGATGGACGCCGACGTGATCTCGATCGAGACCTCGCGTTCGAAGATGGAGCTGCTCGATGCGTTCAGGGACTACCGCTACCCGAACGAAATCGGCCCCGGCGTTTACGACATCCATTCGCCGCGCGTGCCTGATATCGAGGAGATGACGGCTCTGCTGAAACTCGCCCGGACGCGGCTATCCGATACCCAGATCTGGATCAATCCGGATTGCGGACTGAAGACCCGCAAATGGGAGGAGGTACGGCCGGCGCTCGTCAATATGGTCGCGGCGGCCCACGAAATGAGGGCATCCGTGTAA
- a CDS encoding ribonucleotide-diphosphate reductase subunit beta: MLDWSEPSASPHQTPPVVAQSVTQAEQTGLGTIDRHGGRVSVDDKRMINCRADVNQLLPLKYKWAWEKYLAGCNNHWMPTEVSMQADIALWKSRDGLTEDERRAIKRNLGFFAASESLVANNIVLAIYRHLTNPECRQYLLRQSFEEAVHTHTFQYIVESLGLDEGELFNMYREVPSITDKAAWALRHTQHLDDPDFRTGTPEADQAFLRDLVAFYVIFEGMWFYTGFAQILSLGRRNKMVGIAEQYQYILRDESIHLNFGIDVINQIKIENPHLWTRAFQDEVRAMVREAAELEAAYGRDTMPRGFLGLNAALCESYMHFIANRRCAQLGLQRVFDEIENPFPWMSEAMDLKKEKNFFETRVIEYQNGGALSWE, from the coding sequence ATGCTCGACTGGTCCGAACCATCCGCATCCCCGCATCAGACGCCGCCCGTCGTGGCGCAATCCGTCACCCAGGCCGAACAAACCGGCCTCGGCACGATCGATCGCCACGGTGGACGGGTGTCTGTCGACGACAAGCGGATGATCAACTGCCGTGCCGACGTCAATCAGCTGCTGCCGCTGAAATACAAATGGGCCTGGGAGAAATATCTCGCCGGCTGCAACAATCATTGGATGCCGACCGAAGTTTCCATGCAGGCCGATATCGCGCTATGGAAATCGCGCGATGGGCTGACGGAAGACGAGCGCCGCGCCATCAAGCGCAATCTCGGCTTCTTCGCGGCTTCCGAAAGCCTGGTCGCCAATAACATCGTGCTGGCGATCTACCGCCATCTGACCAATCCGGAGTGCCGGCAATACCTGCTGCGGCAGTCTTTCGAGGAGGCCGTGCACACCCACACCTTCCAATACATCGTCGAGAGTCTGGGGCTGGACGAAGGCGAGCTGTTCAACATGTATCGCGAGGTGCCGTCGATTACCGACAAGGCGGCCTGGGCGCTCAGGCATACCCAGCATCTCGACGATCCAGATTTCAGGACCGGGACGCCGGAAGCCGACCAGGCGTTCCTGCGCGATCTCGTTGCCTTCTACGTGATCTTCGAGGGCATGTGGTTCTATACGGGCTTTGCGCAGATCCTCTCGCTCGGCCGCCGCAACAAGATGGTCGGCATCGCCGAGCAGTACCAGTACATCCTGCGCGACGAATCCATTCACCTGAATTTCGGCATCGACGTCATCAACCAGATCAAGATCGAAAACCCGCATCTGTGGACGAGGGCGTTTCAGGACGAAGTCCGCGCCATGGTGCGCGAGGCGGCTGAACTGGAAGCGGCCTACGGGCGGGATACCATGCCGCGCGGTTTCCTCGGGCTGAATGCGGCGCTGTGCGAGAGCTACATGCACTTCATCGCCAACCGCCGGTGCGCGCAACTCGGGCTTCAGCGGGTGTTCGACGAGATTGAGAATCCGTTCCCCTGGATGTCGGAAGCGATGGACCTGAAAAAGGAGAAAAATTTCTTCGAGACGCGGGTGATCGAGTACCAGAACGGCGGTGCGCTGAGTTGGGAGTAG
- a CDS encoding ribonucleoside-diphosphate reductase subunit alpha, whose product MSLSLDRGASAAPFIRLRPESLAVSEAQPPMQVIRRNGTVSKFDASKISVAMTKAFLAVEGHGAAASRRVHEIVEQLTAEVVGALSRRMSEGRTFHIEDVQDQVELALMRSEHHKVARAYVLYREERTRQRAGQDVAMAAQPSGKPSLRVTLASGVQVPLDIARLTLIIEEACTGLQGVGATAVLAETQRNLYDGISEDELALASVMAARTLVEQEPNYAYVSARLLLDKLRTEVLSFVHDTPTSASQAEMAERYGEYFPAYIKAGIKAELLDPDLARFDLKKLAAALKPERDLAFQFLGLQTLYDRYFLHVHGNRIELPQAFFMRVAMGLAIREIDREARAIEFYDLLSSFDFMASTPTLFNSGTLRPQLSSCFLTTIADDLDGIFKSVKDNALLAKYSGGLGNDWTRVRGLGAHIKGTNGESQGVVPFLKVVNDTAIAVNQGGKRKGAVCAYLETWHIDIEEFLELRKNTGDDRRRTHDMNTANWVPDLFMQRVEADGEWTLFSPDETPDLHDLYGEAFAERYAAYEAKAARGEIRVFKQIRATDLWRRMLTMLFETGHPWITFKDPCNLRSPQSHAGVIHSSNLCTEITLNTSDDETAVCNLGSINLLHHVREGRLDEARLKRSVTIAMRMLDNVIDINFYTIPEARRSNLRHRPVGLGLMGFQDALQAMRIAMASDAAVTFADTSMEMISYYAISASVDLAAERGRYPSFDGSLWSRGILPIDSIELLAAARGGLAMDRSMTLDWNTLRERAKLSGMRNSNVMAIAPTATISNICGVAQSIEPAYQNLYVKSNMSGDFTVVNEFLVRDLKSRGLWDEVMVNDLKYFDGSLGAIDRIPDDLKALYATAFEIDSAWLIEAASRRQKWIDQSQSLNLYIANPSGKKLDALYRLAWARGLKTTYYLRSRSATHVEKSTLRGTDGKLNSVASVTMMAPAPIIVALAATAPDLTGAVACSIDNPECEACQ is encoded by the coding sequence ATGTCACTCTCTCTCGATCGCGGAGCCAGTGCCGCTCCATTCATCCGGTTGCGGCCCGAATCGCTTGCCGTCTCGGAAGCGCAGCCGCCGATGCAGGTGATTCGTCGCAACGGCACGGTTTCGAAATTTGACGCCAGCAAAATTTCGGTCGCGATGACCAAGGCGTTTCTCGCGGTCGAGGGACATGGCGCGGCGGCCTCCCGCCGGGTGCATGAAATCGTCGAGCAACTGACCGCCGAGGTCGTCGGCGCGCTGTCGCGCCGGATGAGCGAGGGCCGCACCTTTCATATCGAGGACGTGCAGGACCAGGTCGAGCTCGCCTTGATGCGCAGCGAGCATCACAAGGTCGCGCGCGCCTATGTGCTCTATCGCGAGGAACGTACGCGCCAGCGTGCCGGACAGGACGTGGCCATGGCCGCCCAGCCATCGGGGAAGCCCTCGTTACGTGTCACCCTGGCCAGTGGCGTGCAGGTCCCGCTCGATATCGCGCGGCTGACGCTGATCATCGAAGAAGCCTGCACTGGCCTTCAGGGCGTCGGCGCCACCGCGGTGCTCGCCGAGACGCAGCGCAATCTCTATGACGGCATCAGCGAGGACGAACTGGCGCTGGCGTCGGTGATGGCCGCGCGCACGCTGGTGGAGCAGGAGCCGAACTACGCCTATGTCAGCGCGCGGCTCTTGCTCGACAAGCTGCGCACCGAGGTGCTGTCTTTCGTGCATGACACGCCGACCAGCGCGTCGCAGGCCGAGATGGCCGAGCGCTACGGCGAGTACTTTCCAGCCTACATCAAGGCCGGCATCAAGGCCGAACTGCTCGATCCCGATCTGGCGCGCTTCGACCTGAAAAAGCTTGCCGCGGCATTGAAGCCGGAACGCGACCTGGCGTTCCAGTTTCTGGGTCTGCAGACGCTGTACGACCGCTATTTCCTGCATGTGCACGGCAATCGCATCGAGCTGCCGCAGGCGTTCTTCATGCGGGTCGCGATGGGGCTGGCGATCCGCGAGATCGACCGCGAGGCGCGCGCGATCGAGTTCTACGATTTGCTGTCGTCCTTCGACTTCATGGCCTCGACGCCGACGCTGTTCAATTCCGGCACGCTGCGGCCGCAATTGTCGTCCTGCTTTCTCACCACCATCGCCGACGACCTCGACGGCATCTTCAAGTCGGTCAAGGACAATGCGCTGCTCGCAAAATATTCCGGCGGGCTCGGTAACGACTGGACCCGCGTGCGTGGGCTCGGCGCGCATATCAAGGGCACCAATGGCGAAAGCCAGGGCGTGGTGCCCTTTCTAAAGGTGGTCAACGACACCGCGATCGCCGTCAACCAGGGCGGCAAACGCAAAGGCGCGGTCTGCGCCTATCTCGAAACCTGGCACATCGACATCGAGGAATTTTTGGAGCTGCGCAAGAACACCGGCGATGATCGCCGCCGCACCCATGACATGAACACCGCGAACTGGGTGCCCGACCTGTTCATGCAGCGCGTCGAGGCCGATGGCGAATGGACGCTGTTCTCGCCGGACGAGACGCCCGACCTGCACGATCTCTACGGCGAGGCTTTCGCCGAGCGTTACGCGGCTTACGAAGCCAAGGCGGCGCGGGGCGAGATCCGCGTGTTCAAGCAGATCCGTGCCACCGATCTCTGGCGCAGAATGCTGACCATGCTGTTCGAGACCGGGCATCCCTGGATCACGTTCAAGGATCCCTGCAATCTACGCTCGCCGCAGAGCCATGCTGGCGTGATTCATTCTTCAAACCTCTGCACCGAGATCACGCTCAATACGTCCGACGACGAGACTGCCGTCTGCAATCTCGGCTCGATCAACCTGCTTCACCACGTGCGGGAAGGCCGGCTGGACGAGGCGCGGCTGAAGCGCAGCGTGACCATTGCGATGCGGATGCTCGACAATGTTATCGACATCAACTTCTACACCATTCCCGAAGCGCGGCGCTCGAACCTGCGACACCGTCCGGTCGGCCTCGGGCTGATGGGATTCCAGGATGCGCTGCAGGCGATGCGGATCGCGATGGCGTCCGACGCGGCGGTAACGTTCGCCGATACCAGCATGGAGATGATTTCCTATTACGCCATCTCGGCCTCCGTCGATCTGGCCGCCGAGCGCGGGCGCTATCCGTCGTTTGACGGCTCGCTGTGGAGCCGCGGCATTTTGCCGATCGATTCGATCGAACTGTTGGCGGCAGCCCGCGGCGGTCTGGCGATGGACCGCAGCATGACGCTCGACTGGAATACCTTGCGCGAGCGTGCCAAATTATCAGGCATGCGCAATTCGAACGTGATGGCGATCGCGCCGACCGCGACGATTTCCAACATCTGCGGCGTCGCGCAGTCGATCGAGCCCGCCTACCAGAACCTCTATGTCAAATCCAACATGTCCGGCGACTTCACGGTGGTGAACGAATTTCTGGTCCGCGACCTCAAGTCGCGCGGGCTGTGGGACGAGGTGATGGTCAACGACCTCAAATATTTCGACGGCAGCTTGGGGGCTATCGATCGCATTCCCGATGACCTCAAGGCGCTCTATGCGACCGCCTTCGAGATCGACAGCGCCTGGCTGATCGAGGCGGCATCGCGGCGGCAGAAATGGATCGACCAGTCGCAGTCGCTCAACCTCTATATCGCCAACCCTAGCGGCAAGAAGCTCGATGCGCTCTATCGGCTGGCCTGGGCGCGCGGGCTGAAGACGACCTATTACCTGCGCTCGCGCAGCGCGACGCATGTCGAAAAGTCCACGCTCCGGGGGACCGACGGCAAGCTCAACAGCGTCGCGTCCGTGACGATGATGGCTCCAGCCCCGATCATCGTTGCGCTGGCCGCCACCGCGCCGGATTTAACCGGTGCGGTGGCGTGCTCGATCGATAATCCCGAATGCGAAGCCTGCCAGTAA
- a CDS encoding sialate O-acetylesterase gives MLRLVAFLIGGLVIGTVAGKLLTSSAHQIDLATVAPPARVERSCAHASGNTAIIVVHGQSNAGNWGSARYTAREAVDNFDPLTGKCFAAADPLLGAEGIGGSFATRLGDILIQAGRYDRVIVVPLAIGSASLSVLNNERADWITNAISKLKEAGLTPTHFLFQQGETDARSTISAEEYVSLLHQLVNRFRVAGFDAPFFLSRSTKCGMAEPKNTAAVRAGQLSAVDEALNIRQGPDTDTIGNDGRNPSDGCHMNEIGTLANAALWAAFIK, from the coding sequence TTGTTGCGCCTTGTCGCGTTCCTGATTGGTGGCCTTGTGATCGGCACGGTTGCTGGCAAGCTACTGACGTCGAGCGCCCACCAGATCGATTTGGCCACGGTTGCGCCGCCGGCGCGTGTCGAACGGTCCTGTGCCCACGCATCCGGCAACACGGCAATCATCGTCGTGCACGGCCAGAGCAATGCGGGCAATTGGGGTAGCGCCCGATATACGGCGCGCGAAGCCGTCGACAATTTCGACCCGCTCACGGGCAAATGCTTCGCTGCCGCCGACCCCCTGCTGGGCGCCGAGGGCATAGGCGGGAGCTTTGCAACACGGCTCGGCGACATTCTGATCCAGGCCGGGCGCTACGATCGCGTGATCGTCGTGCCCCTTGCTATTGGCAGCGCCTCACTTTCGGTCCTGAACAATGAGCGGGCGGATTGGATCACAAACGCCATCTCGAAGCTGAAGGAAGCGGGCCTGACGCCGACGCATTTTCTATTTCAGCAAGGTGAAACGGACGCGCGGTCAACGATATCAGCGGAAGAATATGTCTCGCTGTTGCATCAACTCGTGAATCGATTTCGAGTGGCTGGCTTCGATGCGCCCTTTTTTCTGTCACGCAGCACAAAATGCGGCATGGCCGAGCCGAAAAACACGGCTGCGGTACGTGCCGGCCAACTATCTGCTGTCGATGAAGCGCTCAACATCCGCCAGGGGCCCGACACCGACACGATCGGCAATGACGGCCGCAACCCCTCCGACGGTTGTCACATGAACGAGATCGGTACGCTCGCCAACGCCGCTCTCTGGGCGGCATTCATCAAGTAG
- the ftsH gene encoding ATP-dependent zinc metalloprotease FtsH codes for MNANLRNFALWVIIVLLLLALFTLFQNPGQRTSSQDITFSQLLSEVDQNRVRDVVIQGPEIHGTFTNGSSFQTYAPNDPTLVKRLYDGKVSITAKPPGDNVPWFVSLLVSWLPFIALIGVWIFLSRQMQGGAGKAMGFGKSRAKMLTEAHGRVTFEDVAGVDEAKQDLQEIVEFLRDPGKFQRLGGRIPRGVLLVGPPGTGKTLIARAVAGEANVPFFTISGSDFVEMFVGVGASRVRDMFEQAKKNAPCIIFIDEIDAVGRHRGAGLGGGNDEREQTLNQLLVEMDGFEANEGVILIAATNRPDVLDPALLRPGRFDRQVVVPNPDVVGREQILKVHVRKVPLAPDINLKTIARGTPGFSGADLMNLVNEAALTAARRNKRMVTQAEFEEAKDKVMMGAERKSLVMTEEEKLLTAYHEGGHAIVGLNVVATDPIHKATIIPRGRALGMVMQLPERDKLSMSLEQMTSRLAIMMGGRVAEELVFGREKVTSGAASDIEQATRLARMMVTRWGLSEELGTVSYGENQDEVFLGMSVSRTQNASEATVQKIDKEIKRLVEEGYNEATRILTEKREDLETLAKGLLEFETLSGDEIIDLLKGKKPNRESVLEPSTPRASAVPPAGKPRPRPDPDPGLEPQPQA; via the coding sequence ATGAACGCCAATCTGCGCAACTTCGCCCTCTGGGTCATCATTGTCTTGCTGCTGTTGGCATTGTTCACGCTTTTCCAGAATCCGGGTCAGCGCACGTCTTCGCAGGACATCACGTTTTCGCAGCTTTTGAGCGAGGTCGATCAGAACCGTGTGCGCGACGTCGTGATCCAGGGGCCGGAAATCCACGGTACCTTCACCAACGGCTCCTCGTTCCAGACCTATGCACCGAACGACCCGACGCTGGTGAAGCGTCTCTATGACGGCAAGGTCTCAATCACCGCCAAGCCGCCCGGCGATAACGTGCCGTGGTTCGTGTCGCTGCTCGTTTCCTGGCTGCCCTTCATCGCGCTGATCGGCGTCTGGATCTTCCTGTCCCGCCAGATGCAGGGCGGCGCCGGCAAGGCGATGGGCTTTGGCAAATCGCGCGCCAAGATGCTGACGGAGGCCCATGGCCGCGTCACCTTCGAGGACGTCGCAGGTGTCGACGAAGCCAAGCAGGACCTGCAGGAGATCGTCGAATTCCTGCGCGACCCCGGAAAATTCCAGCGCCTCGGCGGACGGATTCCGCGCGGCGTGCTGCTGGTCGGCCCTCCCGGCACCGGCAAGACGCTGATTGCGCGCGCGGTCGCGGGCGAAGCCAACGTGCCGTTCTTCACGATCTCGGGTTCTGACTTCGTCGAAATGTTCGTCGGCGTCGGCGCTTCCCGTGTCCGTGACATGTTCGAGCAGGCCAAGAAAAATGCGCCCTGCATCATCTTCATCGATGAAATCGACGCGGTCGGCCGTCATCGCGGCGCCGGCCTGGGCGGCGGCAATGACGAGCGCGAACAGACGCTCAACCAGTTGCTGGTCGAGATGGACGGCTTTGAAGCCAATGAAGGCGTGATCCTGATCGCGGCGACCAACCGGCCCGACGTGCTCGATCCCGCGCTGCTGCGTCCCGGCCGTTTCGACCGCCAGGTGGTGGTGCCGAACCCCGACGTCGTCGGCCGCGAGCAGATCCTGAAAGTTCACGTTCGCAAGGTGCCGCTGGCGCCGGATATCAACCTCAAGACCATCGCGCGCGGCACCCCGGGCTTCTCCGGCGCCGACCTGATGAACCTGGTCAACGAGGCGGCGCTGACGGCTGCCCGCCGCAACAAGCGGATGGTGACGCAGGCCGAGTTCGAAGAGGCCAAGGACAAGGTGATGATGGGCGCCGAGCGCAAGTCGCTCGTCATGACTGAGGAAGAGAAGCTCTTGACGGCCTATCACGAGGGTGGCCACGCCATCGTCGGCCTGAACGTCGTCGCGACCGATCCGATCCACAAGGCGACTATCATTCCGCGCGGCCGCGCGCTCGGCATGGTGATGCAACTTCCCGAGCGCGACAAGCTGTCGATGTCGCTCGAGCAGATGACGTCACGTCTCGCCATCATGATGGGCGGTCGCGTCGCCGAAGAACTGGTCTTCGGCCGCGAAAAGGTCACCTCGGGTGCGGCGTCCGACATCGAGCAGGCGACGCGTCTGGCGCGCATGATGGTGACGCGCTGGGGCCTGTCGGAAGAACTCGGCACCGTGTCCTACGGCGAAAACCAGGACGAGGTGTTTTTGGGCATGTCGGTGTCACGCACGCAGAATGCCTCGGAAGCGACCGTCCAGAAGATCGACAAGGAGATCAAGCGGCTGGTCGAGGAAGGCTACAACGAGGCCACCCGAATCCTCACCGAGAAGCGCGAGGATCTCGAGACGCTGGCCAAGGGCCTGCTCGAATTCGAGACGCTGAGCGGCGACGAGATCATCGATCTGTTGAAGGGCAAGAAGCCCAACCGCGAATCGGTCTTGGAGCCGAGCACGCCGCGCGCTTCCGCCGTACCCCCCGCCGGCAAGCCGCGCCCGCGTCCCGATCCGGACCCGGGTCTGGAGCCGCAGCCCCAGGCGTAA
- a CDS encoding glycosyltransferase family 87 protein produces the protein MTASLSTPKTARDQAPIPEWLVKVCLALAMANLVLCPVAYFSSWWIYDSKGLGIPTDFINVWAAGRLVLDGVPAQAYDWDIQKQIEVAKLGQDFVGYFAWHYPPPFLFVASLLAMLPFSVGYAGWVYVSMLPYLAVMRAIVGRNFGLLLALAIPTVLVNSFVGQNGFLTAALIGGTLYLIPVRPVLAGICLGLLTYKPQYGLLFPVVLIAAGHWRVFVSAGVTAVVVAFASWLAFGIESWLAFFHWMPRFSQAFLTEGKATWWKLQSIFSLVRYFGGSEPLGWAFQWVLTASVAVVLALMWRSRVPYALKAAALAAGTLLTTPYLFMYDMMVLAIPIGFLVRIGLKSGFRAYELPALGAVIALIGCYMFTGIPTGLGATLIVGGLVLRRAGPWWRRETAPALAAAGA, from the coding sequence ATGACCGCCTCTCTTTCCACCCCCAAAACCGCCCGCGACCAAGCTCCGATTCCCGAGTGGCTCGTGAAGGTGTGCCTTGCGCTGGCAATGGCCAACCTGGTTCTTTGCCCGGTGGCGTATTTCTCAAGCTGGTGGATTTACGACTCGAAGGGCCTGGGTATTCCGACTGACTTCATCAACGTCTGGGCCGCGGGCCGTCTGGTGCTCGATGGCGTTCCGGCGCAGGCCTATGATTGGGACATCCAGAAGCAGATCGAGGTCGCCAAGCTCGGTCAGGATTTCGTCGGCTATTTTGCCTGGCACTATCCGCCGCCGTTCCTGTTCGTCGCTTCGCTGCTGGCGATGCTGCCCTTTTCGGTAGGCTATGCCGGCTGGGTATATGTCAGCATGCTTCCCTACCTCGCCGTCATGCGCGCGATCGTAGGCCGCAATTTCGGCCTTCTGCTCGCGCTCGCAATTCCGACGGTGCTGGTGAATTCCTTTGTCGGGCAGAACGGTTTCCTTACTGCGGCGCTGATCGGCGGCACGCTCTATCTGATACCCGTCCGGCCGGTTCTTGCAGGCATTTGCCTCGGGCTATTGACCTACAAGCCGCAATACGGGCTGCTGTTTCCGGTCGTGCTGATCGCGGCCGGGCATTGGCGGGTGTTCGTCAGTGCCGGCGTCACGGCGGTCGTGGTGGCGTTTGCCTCATGGCTCGCCTTCGGCATCGAAAGCTGGCTGGCGTTCTTCCACTGGATGCCGAGATTCTCGCAAGCCTTCCTGACCGAGGGCAAAGCCACATGGTGGAAGCTGCAGAGCATTTTCTCGCTGGTGCGTTACTTCGGCGGCAGCGAGCCGCTCGGCTGGGCGTTCCAGTGGGTTCTCACCGCCTCCGTTGCCGTGGTGCTGGCGCTGATGTGGCGAAGCCGCGTGCCCTATGCGTTGAAGGCGGCAGCGCTTGCCGCAGGTACGCTGCTGACCACGCCCTATCTCTTCATGTACGACATGATGGTGCTGGCGATCCCGATAGGCTTCCTGGTCCGCATCGGATTGAAGAGCGGCTTTCGTGCCTACGAGCTTCCAGCGCTGGGCGCCGTCATTGCCCTCATCGGCTGCTATATGTTCACCGGCATTCCGACGGGTCTTGGCGCCACGCTGATCGTGGGCGGTCTGGTCCTGCGCCGCGCCGGCCCCTGGTGGCGGCGCGAGACGGCGCCGGCATTGGCTGCGGCAGGCGCGTGA